One Leishmania infantum JPCM5 genome chromosome 26 genomic window carries:
- a CDS encoding putative protein kinase, translating to MGPDCTAGGNGGGAHRYPPHRDVRGDEEASPRCPSPHRMRLQKQQCFQSSPENQQQQHPRALSSSNPGSPLMYTVCPATPDRSMNPYDRASPLYRSHASPHSRLGDSASPSSAMTEAGMYESNSDLSAVCPTWFNRCAASSPSLSSVMASRHLPPLQAHSPDPQSRCPQPFNSIAAAVSYSSPLGVASNESPHMKTALTSFGEASWGGLTSPNSNRGGMMASAPQQQSLGNCRSNVGHVMLPEEVSHPSKLAQSGMLNSSPSHSGGAGPARVSGASPYQCALDGLASQQQEKQQQSTLERYAPGNVTTPVGASSSAAAGGASPGSVPTGDADADKIVPRQHGDNNSLALNSSLEERLPTTAASVPHRHTSPSSVSWPRDAFASSPFSRDAPPSSHLHPRAAISPARESTPVMPLKTSPKTTSTPLRVDDSAPGGVEADCFSEARGSRASPPRPHAFSQHQSPEKGFIDSQSTGTPHPQPQPIHPLAPTSSSPQALKSPAMFGVIDLSYSRTDASGSNATPPMPTGATSVGASAVVKTRTQVRTPSRAPAVISVRVPVPSLPSNNSTPATSVNHADPTAAAASLSSTSAAATAVAPLNGGSSCSELTAHSGTTILRMVHSAGQRDSSYSTLHTTLSHSRDATTATATTTATTTPGYSPRADSQTPVHTATIASQHGTLFTPLSPLLAESDDDAVEAEQQQQQRKAVQSQQHMKSVASTALMAARVRKTAVSSPTVSVDAVRKPERSSQALTLTADTVLPVAVQEDEARCSSSAATTATRSSSNSRAQLSSSASLSRSINATTLTEPKGGTAGVAASGTGRLERVRTVVRAGSVSARNVASRERGPREKFAATFAASSSFSSKVAAAASSASASSMDMGAVAGARGAHVRRQTSVSTASTSSVASDMLRAPPALASYSFVSSRAQMQRYIDQWRDRFEEDKNAYKEGGYLTVTPGRIVHSRYVLIQKLGWGEFSTVWLGYDTKHATLGRGLSQAFVAVKVAKCRSNVQEATRYEVSLLRYLEARLPRHAAITNIIDCFDVRGEFGMHTCMVLPLCGPNLLSIIERMKADRSRRNAEDLRMIKEIVLSVLISLHELSELNVVHTDIKPENVLCSAVDSKLVNSMEKFCIYNQERSHMISVEDFKKSMAQQSTEQLVYLADFGLSALLEPPGSAQLWMSACSNVDASLLAPLMRCKKNFPVTRSGVVDNHRGTLIQTREYRAPEVLLGLDFTCTTDVWSVGCMTFELITGCFLMDPKRKTREPRDMDIEHLAMMMQILGPLPSEITSIRVRNNDYYDAIIQGTPVPKSGFRPPPEYLHRFVDRNGKFIYASRYHSYPRRNLEMELEPYLGFREAQLAANFILSCLHSYDPKKRPSAKKLLSHQWLYGVGAASKEKTPSR from the coding sequence TCTGATCTCTCCGCTGTCTGCCCCACTTGGTTCAACCGGTGCGCGGCATCATCGCCTTCCCTGTCGTCGGTGATGGCCTCGCGCCACTTGCCTCCGTTGCAGGCTCACTCGCCAGACCCGCAGAGCCGCTGCCCGCAGCCGTTCAACTCCATCGCAGCCGCCGTTTCATACTCGTCGCCGCTCGGCGTTGCTTCCAACGAGTCCCCTCACATGAAAACCGCGCTGACATCGTTCGGCGAAGCCTCCTGGGGCGGCTTGACGAGCCCGAACTCTAACCGTGGTGGCATGATGGCCAGcgctccgcagcagcagagcctcGGCAACTGCCGCAGCAACGTGGGGCACGTGATGCTTCCAGAAGAGGTGTCTCACCCGAGCAAGCTCGCCCAGTCTGGGATGCTGAACTCTTCGCCATCGCACTCTGGAGGCGCCGGCCCCGCCCGAGTGAGCGGCGCCTCACCATATCAGTGCGCCTTGGATGGGCTGGCCTCCCAGCAGCaggaaaagcagcagcaatcGACACTGGAGCGCTATGCGCCTGGCAACGTCACAACACCCGTCGGCGCAAGCTCttccgcggcggcaggaggTGCTAGCCCGGGTAGTGTCCCCACCGGCGATGCTGATGCGGACAAGATCGTCCCACGGCAGCACGGTGACAACAACTCACTGGCGCTCAACAGTTCGCTTGAGGAGCGGCTACCCACAACTGCAGCTTCGGTGCCCCACCGGCACACCTCGCCGTCTTCGGTAAGCTGGCCCCGCGATGCATTCGCGTCGTCACCCTTCAGCCGAGATGCGCCGCCATCTTCGCACCTCCATCCGCGAGCCGCTATATCGCCGGCGCGCGAGTCGACGCCGGTGATGCCGCTGAAGACGTCGCCAAAAACCACCTCTACGCCTCTCCGAGTCGACGATAGTGCGCCGGGTGGGGTAGAAGCTGACTGCTTCAGTGAAGCTCGCGGCTCGcgggcgtcgccgccgcggccgcacgCGTTCTCCCAACACCAATCGCCCGAGAAAGGCTTCATCGACTCGCAGTCGACCGGGACTCCGCatccgcagccgcagccaaTACACCCACTGGCACCCACGTCCTCATCGCCGCAGGCGCTAAAGTCACCTGCGATGTTTGGCGTTATCGACCTCTCCTACAGCCGTACAGATGCGAGCGGCTCGAATGCGACACCGCCAATGCCGACCGGCGCTACCAGTGTCGGCGCGAGCGCCGTGGTAaaaacgcgcacacaggtgAGGACGCCTTCGAGGGCACCGGCAGTGATCAGTGTACGCGTTCCTGTCCCCTCACTCCcgagcaacaacagcacGCCTGCCACGTCCGTCAACCACGCCGATccaacggcagccgcggcgtcaTTATCCTCGAcatcggcggcagccacTGCCGTTGCACCGCTAAATggcggcagctcctgcagcgaaCTCACGGCACACTCGGGCACAACCATTTTGCGCATGGTCCACAGCGCGGGCCAGAGAGACAGCAGCTACTCGACCTTGCACACCACGCTAAGTCATAGCCGTGATGCGACAACTGCCACcgcgacgacaacggcgacCACGACTCCAGGGTACTCGCCACGTGCGGATTCCCAGACGCCGGTGCATACGGCCACGATCGCCTCCCAGCACGGGACCTTATTCACACCGCTTTCACCGCTGCTAGCGGAGAGTGATGACGACGCTgtcgaggcggagcagcagcaacagcaacgcaaGGCAGTGCAGTCTCAGCAGCACATGAAGTCTGTGGCGTCGACGGCCCTGATGGCTGCACGGGTGCGAAAGACAGCTGTGTCTTCCCCCACTGTCTCCGTCGACGCGGTGCGCAAGCCGGAGCGGTCGTCGCAGGCGCTGACGCTGACGGCCGACACGGTGCTGCCAGTCGCGGTGCAGGAGGACGAggcccgctgcagctccagcgccgctacCACTGCTACGCGAAGCAGTTCTAACAGCCGCGCACAGCTGTCGTCCTCAGCGTCGCTTTCCAGGTCGATCAACGCTACGACCTTGACGGAACCCAAGGGTGGTACCGCCGGTGTTGCAGCTAGCGGCACTGGCCGCCTGGAGAGGGTGCGCACCGTGGTACGCGCCGGCAGTGTCAGTGCACGCAACGTGGCTTCCCGTGAGAGAGGGCCGCGCGAGAAGTTCGCCGCCACCTTtgccgccagcagctccttctccagcaaagtagctgccgccgcgtcgagtgcctctgcctcctccatGGACATGGGCGCCGTAGCTGGCGCCCGTGGCGCTCACGTGCGTCGGCAAACGAGTGTGAGCACTGCGTCGACGAGCTCAGTTGCCAGCGACATGCTGAGAGCGCCCCCGGCGTTAGCGAGCTACTCCTTTGTTTCCAGCCGCGCTCAAATGCAGCGCTACATCGACCAGTGGCGCGACCGCTTCGAGGAGGACAAGAACGCGTACAAGGAAGGCGGCTATCTCACCGTGACGCCGGGCCGCATCGTTCACTCGCGGTACGTGCTGATTCAGAAGCTGGGCTGGGGCGAGTTCAGCACGGTATGGCTGGGCTACGATACAAAGCACGCCACCCTGGGTCGCGGCTTGTCTCAGGCCTTCGTCGCCGTCAAAGTCGCCAAGTGTCGCTCCAACGTTCAGGAGGCAACCCGCTACGAGGTGAGTTTGCTGCGCTATCTAGAGGCGCGTCTCCCGCGGCATGCCGCCATCACGAACATCATCGACTGCTTCGACGTGCGGGGCGAGTTCGGCATGCACACTTGCATGGTTCTTCCCCTCTGTGGGCCCAACCTCCTTTCCATCATCGAACGCATGAAGGCGGACCGCAgccgacgcaacgccgagGACCTGCGCATGATTAAAGAGATTGTCCTCTCGGTGCTCATCTCGCTACACGAGCTGAGCGAGCTGAACGTCGTGCACACCGACATCAAGCCGGAGAATGTGCTGTGCTCGGCGGTGGACTCGAAGCTGGTGAATTCGATGGAGAAGTTCTGCATTTACAACCAGGAGCGGAGCCACATGATCAGCGTCGAGGACTTCAAGAAGTCCATGGCGCAGCAGTCGACGGAGCAACTGGTGTATCTTGCAGACTTCGGcttgtcggcgctgctggagccgccGGGCTCTGCGCAGCTCTGGATGTCTGCGTGCAGCAACGTTGACGCCTCCCTGCTGGCACCGCTCATGCGTTGTAAGAAGAACTTCCCGGTCACGCGGTCTGGTGTCGTGGATAACCATCGCGGCACGCTCATCCAGACTCGCGAGTACCGCGCACCGGAGGTACTGCTGGGCCTTGACTTCACCTGCACGACGGACGTGTGGAGCGTGGGGTGCATGACGTTTGAGCTCATCACCGGGTGCTTCCTGATGGATCCAAAGAGGAAGACGCGCGAACCGCGCGATATGGATATCGAGCATCTCGCCATGATGATGCAGATCCTCGGCCCACTGCCGTCAGAGATCACAAGCATTCGCGTGCGCAACAACGACTACTACGACGCAATCATTCAAGGGACTCCGGTACCGAAGAGCGGGTTTCGCCCGCCGCCAGAGTATCTGCACCGCTTCGTGGACCGAAACGGCAAGTTCATATACGCCTCGCGCTACCACTCGTACCCGCGCCGGAACTTGGAGATGGAACTGGAGCCGTACCTCGGCTTCCGCGAGGCGCAACTGGCAGCCAACTTCATCTTGTCATGCCTGCACTCGTACGACCCCAAGAAGCGACCCTCAGCGAAGAAGCTGCTCAGCCATCAGTGGCTCTACGGGGTTGGGGCCGCGTCCAAGGAGAAGACGCCGTCGCGTTAG